A genome region from Halorussus pelagicus includes the following:
- a CDS encoding M48 family metallopeptidase, with protein MKHLGLKARMAVVGSMLFAFYAVAAVAAMGIFGFSPVLVALGSVAFVGVQYKIGKWAALRSVGAEDMPEDRFPEIHRQVESLSKDMGIDKPRLMVARMGVPNAFAVGRKGAGTVVVSEELLQLLDAREVEGVLAHELAHIRNRDVVMMVLGQGVASIVAIVAQWAVLLTGDNDLADFFLAIVVGQITQMLVMVFVFAISRYREYVADRDAADEIGGGEPLASALEKISRGSERAQESKIDSEVGALCIFGEGTGLAQLFATHPPVEKRIERLRY; from the coding sequence ATGAAACATCTCGGTCTGAAGGCCCGAATGGCCGTCGTCGGGTCGATGCTGTTCGCGTTCTACGCCGTGGCCGCCGTCGCCGCAATGGGGATCTTCGGTTTCTCGCCGGTACTCGTCGCGCTCGGAAGCGTCGCCTTCGTCGGCGTCCAGTACAAAATCGGCAAGTGGGCCGCCCTCCGGAGCGTCGGTGCCGAGGACATGCCTGAGGACCGTTTCCCGGAGATTCACCGACAAGTGGAGTCGCTGTCGAAGGACATGGGCATCGACAAGCCGCGACTGATGGTCGCCCGGATGGGCGTACCCAATGCCTTCGCCGTCGGGCGCAAGGGCGCGGGCACCGTCGTCGTCTCCGAGGAACTGCTCCAGTTGCTTGACGCCCGCGAAGTTGAAGGCGTCCTCGCGCACGAACTGGCCCACATCCGGAACCGAGACGTGGTGATGATGGTCCTCGGGCAGGGCGTCGCCTCCATCGTCGCCATCGTCGCTCAGTGGGCGGTCCTGCTGACCGGCGACAACGACCTCGCGGACTTCTTTCTCGCCATCGTCGTCGGCCAAATCACCCAGATGCTCGTGATGGTGTTCGTCTTCGCCATCTCGCGCTACCGGGAGTACGTCGCGGACCGCGACGCCGCCGACGAAATCGGCGGCGGCGAACCGCTGGCCAGCGCGCTCGAAAAGATTAGCCGCGGAAGCGAACGCGCCCAAGAGTCGAAAATCGACTCGGAGGTCGGCGCACTCTGCATCTTCGGCGAGGGCACCGGTCTCGCGCAACTGTTCGCCACTCATCCGCCGGTCGAGAAGCGAATCGAACGCCTACGTTACTGA
- the serA gene encoding phosphoglycerate dehydrogenase, which translates to MKVLVTDPIADAGLERLREAGHEVETAYDVEGDALLAAVSDANGLIVRSGTDVNEQLFEAAPELVIVGRAGIGVDNIDIESATEHGVIVANAPEGNVRAAAEHTVAMAFASARSIPQAHARLKGGEWAKGDYLGTELNGKTLGVVGLGRVGQEVAKKLDSLGMDLVAYDPYISEERAKQLGAQLVDLDDCLDRADFLTVHTPLTPETEGLISDEELAQLEGGYLVNCARGGVVDEDALAEAVEEGVLAGAAVDVFADEPISPDNPLLDVEDAVVTPHLGASTEAAQENVATSTADQVVAALAEEPVVNALNAPSIDESAFPRVEPYIGLAETAGKIATQLLDERIASIEVHYEGDIAEEDVELVTASAQKGVFQPLEWQVNAVNAPQIAEERGVEVTESKTRQTEDFQSLVRVTVSGDDESISVEGTLFADEDPRIVRVDDYRIDAIPHGHMLVARNEDAPGVIGFIGTILGDHGVNIAGMFNARETHGGEALTVYTLDEQVPDDAKETLEADERIIEARYIELNGAE; encoded by the coding sequence ATGAAAGTTCTCGTAACGGACCCTATCGCCGACGCAGGCTTAGAGCGACTTCGTGAGGCGGGTCACGAAGTCGAAACCGCCTACGACGTGGAAGGAGACGCACTTCTGGCCGCCGTCTCGGACGCCAACGGTCTCATCGTTCGCTCGGGAACCGACGTGAACGAGCAACTCTTCGAGGCCGCTCCGGAACTCGTCATCGTCGGCCGGGCGGGAATCGGCGTTGACAACATCGACATCGAATCGGCGACCGAACACGGCGTCATCGTGGCCAACGCGCCGGAGGGCAACGTCCGGGCCGCGGCCGAACACACCGTCGCCATGGCGTTCGCCAGTGCGCGGTCCATCCCGCAGGCCCACGCGCGACTCAAGGGCGGCGAGTGGGCTAAGGGCGACTATCTGGGCACCGAACTCAACGGCAAGACGCTCGGCGTCGTCGGTCTCGGTCGGGTCGGCCAAGAGGTCGCCAAGAAACTCGACTCGCTCGGGATGGACCTCGTGGCCTACGACCCCTACATCAGCGAGGAACGCGCCAAGCAACTCGGCGCGCAACTGGTGGACTTGGACGACTGTCTCGACCGCGCGGACTTCCTGACGGTCCACACGCCGCTGACCCCCGAAACCGAGGGCCTCATCAGCGACGAGGAACTCGCACAACTCGAAGGCGGCTACCTCGTCAACTGCGCCCGCGGCGGCGTCGTGGACGAGGACGCGCTCGCCGAGGCCGTCGAGGAGGGCGTCCTCGCGGGTGCCGCGGTGGACGTGTTCGCCGACGAACCCATCTCGCCGGACAATCCCCTGTTGGATGTCGAGGACGCCGTGGTCACGCCCCACCTCGGCGCGAGTACCGAGGCCGCCCAAGAGAACGTCGCCACCAGCACCGCCGACCAAGTTGTCGCGGCGCTCGCCGAAGAACCGGTCGTCAACGCGCTGAACGCCCCGTCCATCGACGAGAGCGCGTTCCCCCGCGTCGAACCGTACATCGGTCTCGCCGAGACCGCGGGCAAAATCGCCACGCAACTGTTAGACGAGCGCATCGCCTCAATCGAGGTCCACTACGAGGGCGACATCGCCGAGGAGGACGTGGAACTCGTGACCGCCAGCGCCCAGAAGGGCGTCTTCCAACCGCTGGAGTGGCAGGTCAACGCGGTCAACGCGCCCCAAATCGCCGAGGAGCGCGGCGTCGAGGTCACGGAGTCCAAGACTCGCCAGACCGAGGACTTCCAGAGCCTCGTCCGCGTGACCGTCTCGGGCGACGACGAGTCCATCAGCGTCGAAGGCACCCTGTTCGCCGACGAGGACCCCCGCATCGTCCGCGTGGACGACTACCGCATCGACGCCATCCCGCACGGCCACATGCTCGTCGCCCGTAACGAGGACGCGCCGGGCGTCATCGGCTTCATCGGCACCATCCTCGGCGACCACGGAGTCAACATCGCGGGGATGTTCAACGCCCGCGAGACTCACGGCGGCGAGGCGCTGACGGTGTACACGCTCGACGAGCAGGTCCCCGACGACGCGAAGGAGACGCTGGAGGCCGACGAGCGAATCATCGAAGCGCGCTACATCGAACTGAACGGCGCGGAGTAG
- a CDS encoding inorganic phosphate transporter, whose amino-acid sequence MSNLLLLLGVVVAIFVGFNIGGSNTGVAFGPAVGSGTVSKLGAGALMSFFFLLGGWTLGRRVVDTLGKDLVSGDPFTMRVAVVVLLFIGLALFAGNVLGVPASTSMTAVGAIVGLGLAIGQLKVEAVLEIVGWWLVAPIVGFWVSAVVGRYWYDDLDEFINIDQSKGRLVAFDTAGSLPRPELGPGTTRREFVGTLLVIAIGCYMAFSAGTSNVANAVAPLVGNGAISMTEGVLLASGATAIGAFTIARRTLDTVGNDLTDLPLVAAVVVAVVSSSIVTVLSALSIPASFVVIATMSVVGLGWGRATVADPVSETPPVPGASVGVPGESAAMPGEKRTAPNETKTSDFDGDRDAADSEVAADGPPSPAELYQPATTARVVLLQNLVPGIATVVAYVVFRYVPIL is encoded by the coding sequence GTGAGCAATCTACTCCTCTTGCTCGGCGTCGTCGTCGCCATCTTCGTCGGCTTCAACATCGGCGGGTCGAACACAGGCGTCGCGTTCGGCCCGGCGGTCGGCAGCGGGACCGTCTCGAAACTCGGTGCGGGCGCGCTGATGAGTTTCTTCTTCCTGCTCGGCGGGTGGACGCTCGGCCGCCGCGTGGTCGATACGCTCGGTAAGGACCTCGTCTCGGGCGACCCCTTCACGATGCGCGTCGCCGTCGTCGTCCTGCTGTTTATCGGTCTCGCGCTGTTCGCGGGGAACGTCCTCGGCGTCCCCGCCTCTACCTCGATGACCGCGGTAGGCGCAATCGTCGGTCTCGGTCTCGCCATCGGCCAGTTGAAGGTCGAGGCCGTCCTCGAAATCGTCGGCTGGTGGCTCGTCGCGCCCATCGTCGGCTTCTGGGTGAGCGCGGTGGTCGGCCGCTACTGGTACGACGACTTGGACGAGTTCATCAACATCGACCAGAGCAAGGGGCGACTCGTGGCGTTCGACACCGCCGGGAGCCTCCCGCGCCCGGAACTCGGGCCGGGAACCACCCGCCGGGAGTTCGTCGGCACGCTGCTCGTCATCGCTATCGGCTGTTACATGGCGTTCTCCGCGGGGACGAGCAACGTGGCGAACGCCGTCGCGCCGCTGGTCGGCAACGGCGCGATTTCGATGACCGAGGGCGTCCTGTTGGCGTCCGGCGCGACCGCAATCGGCGCGTTCACCATCGCTCGGCGCACCCTCGACACGGTGGGCAACGACCTCACCGACCTGCCGCTGGTCGCGGCAGTCGTCGTCGCCGTCGTGAGTTCCTCCATCGTGACGGTGCTGTCGGCGCTCTCCATTCCCGCGAGTTTCGTCGTCATCGCCACCATGAGCGTGGTCGGTCTCGGGTGGGGCCGCGCCACGGTCGCCGACCCGGTCTCCGAGACACCACCGGTTCCGGGCGCGAGCGTCGGCGTCCCCGGCGAGAGCGCCGCCATGCCCGGCGAGAAGCGAACTGCTCCCAACGAGACCAAGACCAGCGACTTCGATGGCGACCGCGACGCCGCCGACTCGGAGGTGGCCGCGGACGGCCCGCCGTCCCCGGCCGAACTCTACCAGCCAGCGACGACCGCGAGGGTCGTTCTCCTCCAGAATCTCGTGCCCGGAATTGCGACGGTCGTCGCGTACGTCGTGTTCCGCTACGTGCCGATTCTGTGA
- a CDS encoding inorganic phosphate transporter: MISVLLLVGLAVAVFVGFNIGGSSTGVAFGPAVGSGVLSKLGAAGLMATFALLGGWTVGRNVIDTMGGQIVPSALFTLPASVGVLFFVGLALLVSNLFGVPASTSMTAVGAIAGLGVAAGDINWEVMGQIVSWWLVAPIVAFWVCAVIGRYLYPYLDVWFRIDRSEGPLFEYNRVGSIPYPVPSATTNNRELVSSVLVVVIGCYMAFSAGASNVANAVAPLVGSGEVGVNQGILLAAGAIALGAFTIARRTLDTVGNDLTDLPLLAALIVEVVSASLITMLSYLGIPASLAVSATMCIIGLGWGRATRAVRVRDAATAAVRGDGEKDGERTGEKSKMSVDALTAEPEDEVQKIGEEDPDDLQTKDLFDPSSTGRVIMLWILTPSISAVASFLLFEFFPIYQ, from the coding sequence GTGATTAGCGTACTCCTCCTCGTCGGACTTGCGGTCGCCGTCTTCGTCGGCTTCAACATCGGTGGCTCCTCGACCGGCGTCGCGTTCGGCCCGGCAGTCGGAAGTGGCGTCCTCTCGAAACTCGGTGCCGCCGGGTTGATGGCGACGTTCGCGCTGCTCGGCGGGTGGACCGTCGGTCGAAACGTCATCGACACGATGGGCGGCCAAATCGTCCCGTCGGCACTGTTCACGCTCCCCGCGAGCGTCGGCGTCCTCTTCTTTGTCGGTCTTGCGCTTCTCGTCTCGAACCTGTTCGGCGTCCCCGCCTCCACCTCGATGACCGCCGTGGGTGCCATCGCCGGGTTGGGCGTCGCGGCCGGTGACATCAACTGGGAAGTGATGGGCCAAATCGTCTCGTGGTGGCTGGTCGCGCCCATCGTCGCGTTCTGGGTCTGTGCGGTTATCGGGCGCTACCTCTACCCGTATCTGGACGTGTGGTTCCGCATCGACCGCTCGGAGGGACCGCTGTTCGAGTACAACCGCGTGGGTTCGATTCCGTATCCCGTCCCGAGCGCGACCACGAATAATCGGGAGCTTGTCAGTAGCGTCCTCGTGGTCGTCATCGGCTGTTACATGGCGTTTTCCGCGGGTGCGAGCAACGTGGCAAACGCGGTCGCACCGCTCGTCGGGAGCGGCGAGGTGGGCGTCAATCAGGGTATCCTCCTTGCGGCGGGTGCCATCGCGCTCGGCGCGTTCACCATCGCTCGGCGCACCCTCGACACCGTCGGCAACGACCTCACCGACTTGCCCCTGCTAGCCGCGCTTATCGTGGAGGTCGTCTCGGCGTCGCTCATCACGATGCTGTCGTATCTGGGCATCCCGGCGAGTCTTGCTGTGAGTGCGACGATGTGCATCATCGGTCTCGGGTGGGGCCGAGCGACGCGGGCCGTCAGAGTTCGAGACGCCGCGACCGCGGCGGTCCGAGGCGACGGCGAAAAAGACGGCGAGAGAACCGGCGAGAAGTCGAAGATGTCCGTTGACGCGCTGACGGCCGAACCAGAGGACGAAGTCCAGAAAATCGGCGAGGAAGACCCCGACGACCTCCAGACCAAAGACCTGTTCGACCCCTCTTCGACTGGTCGCGTCATCATGCTCTGGATTCTGACGCCGAGCATCTCGGCGGTGGCGTCGTTCCTCCTGTTCGAGTTCTTCCCGATTTATCAGTAG
- the fer gene encoding ferredoxin Fer, producing MPTVEYLNYEVLDDQGWDMDDDDLFEQAADAGLDGEDYGSLEVSEGEYILEAAEAQGYDWPFSCRAGACANCAAIVKEGEIDMDMQQILSDEEVEEKNVRLTCIGSAATDEVKIVYNAKHLDYLQNRVI from the coding sequence ATGCCAACAGTAGAATACCTTAACTACGAGGTACTGGACGACCAAGGCTGGGACATGGACGACGACGACCTCTTCGAGCAGGCCGCCGACGCCGGTCTCGACGGCGAGGACTACGGTAGCCTCGAGGTCTCGGAAGGCGAGTACATCCTCGAAGCCGCAGAGGCGCAGGGCTACGACTGGCCCTTCTCGTGCCGCGCTGGTGCCTGTGCGAACTGCGCCGCCATCGTCAAAGAGGGCGAAATCGACATGGACATGCAGCAGATTCTCTCCGACGAAGAGGTCGAAGAGAAGAACGTCCGCCTGACCTGCATCGGTAGCGCCGCTACCGACGAGGTCAAGATCGTCTACAACGCCAAGCACCTCGACTACCTCCAGAACCGCGTCATATAA
- a CDS encoding A24 family peptidase C-terminal domain-containing protein: protein MVSPIDASIPDVLRLLVVPVFGWAAWRDVKTRRIPNRTWYPLAALAVVLLAVEGWQAWTGTAYETRWFALRAAISLGFVAPLVVAFWWFRAFGGADAKAFLVVAVLFPTFPTYEVAGWVLPYQQTAVGVFSLTILTNTVLFGALYPVAVLTRNAVAGRFSSVMFVGKPVSWDAIPTEHGRLLETPEGTTRSGVDLDAVRMYLRWRGLTLAELRERADHFRDPATLPAAPNPPGDGAVSVEELRADGGQSATREATPKSDASEADPWGAAAFLDDIDHGAYGTTPEGLRDGLDVLVRDDEVWVSPGIPFVVPLFVGTVVALTYGDLLFGALDLLGLTGLA from the coding sequence GTGGTTTCCCCCATCGACGCCTCGATACCCGACGTTCTACGATTGCTCGTCGTCCCCGTCTTCGGTTGGGCCGCGTGGCGGGACGTGAAGACCCGCCGGATACCGAACCGGACGTGGTACCCCCTCGCCGCGCTCGCGGTCGTCCTGCTCGCGGTCGAGGGGTGGCAAGCGTGGACCGGCACCGCCTACGAGACCCGGTGGTTCGCCCTCCGGGCCGCCATCAGCCTCGGCTTCGTCGCGCCGCTGGTCGTCGCTTTCTGGTGGTTCCGAGCGTTCGGCGGCGCGGACGCCAAGGCATTTCTCGTCGTCGCCGTACTGTTTCCGACGTTCCCGACCTACGAGGTTGCCGGGTGGGTGTTACCTTACCAGCAGACCGCCGTCGGCGTGTTCTCGCTGACCATCCTGACGAACACGGTGCTGTTCGGCGCTCTCTACCCGGTCGCCGTCCTCACGCGGAACGCGGTCGCCGGGCGGTTCTCGTCGGTGATGTTCGTGGGCAAGCCCGTCTCGTGGGACGCGATTCCGACAGAACACGGGCGTCTGCTGGAGACGCCGGAGGGCACGACGCGGAGCGGCGTGGACTTAGACGCGGTTCGGATGTACCTCCGGTGGCGCGGCCTGACGCTGGCGGAGTTGCGCGAGCGCGCCGACCACTTCCGAGACCCCGCGACCCTGCCCGCAGCGCCGAATCCGCCCGGCGACGGCGCAGTCAGCGTCGAGGAGCTTCGGGCCGACGGCGGCCAGAGCGCGACAAGAGAGGCGACGCCGAAATCGGACGCCTCCGAGGCAGACCCGTGGGGCGCGGCGGCGTTCCTCGACGACATCGACCACGGCGCGTACGGCACGACGCCCGAGGGCCTGCGCGACGGTCTGGACGTGCTGGTCCGCGACGACGAGGTGTGGGTCTCTCCGGGTATCCCCTTCGTCGTCCCCCTGTTCGTCGGGACGGTCGTGGCGCTGACCTACGGCGACCTGCTGTTCGGCGCGCTCGACCTGCTCGGACTGACCGGACTGGCCTAA
- a CDS encoding TRAP transporter permease: MSDTERSDETVTPETDQQELIEQLERRRSHRGILALAVSVVAISFSAFQMWLAARGFEFAATLPLVGRVELGSLQLLQINAVHVSFALVLTFLLFPPSTGDGFLSRRLGRVVPGLRDRFGDDSAATRAGERTRGVIRWLFTDPESRRVTPFDWLLVAFTLLSVTYMLTEFGEIRRMRALGLGFGRTIGEYYPALAPVVDALSSVGIPLGDVSYAFLLGAIGVLLVLEATRRALGVYLMFIVASFIIYARWGYLIPLDAAYVGVLSIPRLGWDSIVQNLWYNTENGVFGIPVTVSVRFIYIFILFGAFLEMSGAGKWFIDLAYSATGQRKGGPAKASIIASGFMGTISGSSIANTVTTGAFTIPLMKRSGYSPEFSGAVEASASSGGQILPPVMGAAAFLIVEYTLTPFRDVIMAAAIPAIVFFFGVWVMVHLEASKRNIGGLAIEDIVSWRPHLARGWFYLVPLVLLLYYLIIERLSVARSAWFTLVAIAALIALVAAYSEKTRVPLLGTIAGLFVLETAAFAVTGAGIADALAGSAPGTGMAPVAALLAAAGKLGWLTLVISLVTMLARPRGGAPLLDFDPQVDGAVSAAASALRRPQLADNRPFQYGGFVLKSMDAGARTATAVVIAVAAAGVIPGVISVSGLGPNLTSLIRTVAGGSIVALLVLTAISSIILGMGMPTTVTYIILVSMLGPAISELGIPILAAHLFILYFGVIADITPPVAVAAYAASGIAQSDQFETGVKAFSLSLNKAIVPFAFVLTPGILLLRGTGTGQEVRVIGFSDVADLGYFLPEVVIPVVGVFVGVVALGATIIAYLYTDVSDLARTGFALAALLLMAPLLLFNTVTALLSLLGLPSGFEAGLFDLGLRAVGGVLFGALALRNRRRADTERATETGATEAAD, encoded by the coding sequence ATGAGCGACACCGAACGCTCCGACGAGACGGTCACCCCGGAGACCGACCAGCAGGAACTCATCGAGCAACTGGAACGGCGGCGCTCCCACCGGGGTATCCTCGCGCTCGCGGTGTCGGTCGTCGCCATCTCGTTTTCCGCGTTTCAGATGTGGTTGGCGGCCCGCGGCTTCGAGTTCGCGGCGACGCTCCCGCTGGTCGGTCGCGTCGAACTCGGGTCGCTCCAACTGCTCCAGATAAACGCCGTCCACGTCTCGTTCGCGCTCGTCCTCACGTTCCTGCTCTTTCCGCCCTCGACGGGCGACGGCTTTCTGTCCCGGCGACTCGGGCGGGTCGTCCCCGGTCTCCGCGACAGGTTCGGCGACGACAGCGCGGCGACGCGCGCCGGAGAGCGCACTCGCGGCGTCATTCGGTGGCTGTTCACAGACCCCGAGAGCCGACGCGTCACTCCTTTCGACTGGTTACTCGTCGCATTCACGCTCCTCTCGGTGACGTACATGTTGACCGAGTTCGGCGAGATTCGTCGGATGCGGGCGCTCGGTCTCGGGTTCGGCCGAACTATCGGCGAATACTACCCGGCCCTCGCGCCCGTCGTTGACGCGCTCTCTTCGGTGGGGATTCCGCTCGGAGACGTGTCCTACGCCTTCCTGCTGGGCGCTATTGGCGTCCTGCTCGTGCTGGAGGCGACCCGGCGCGCGCTCGGCGTCTACCTGATGTTCATCGTCGCGTCGTTCATCATCTACGCGCGGTGGGGGTACCTGATTCCGCTCGACGCGGCCTACGTCGGCGTTCTCTCGATTCCGCGACTCGGCTGGGACTCTATCGTTCAGAACCTCTGGTACAACACCGAGAACGGCGTCTTCGGCATCCCCGTGACCGTCAGCGTCCGGTTTATCTACATCTTCATCCTGTTCGGTGCGTTTCTGGAGATGAGCGGCGCTGGCAAGTGGTTCATCGACCTCGCGTACTCGGCGACCGGTCAGCGCAAGGGCGGTCCCGCGAAGGCGAGCATCATCGCCAGCGGGTTCATGGGCACCATCAGCGGGTCGTCCATCGCCAACACCGTGACCACCGGCGCGTTCACGATTCCGCTGATGAAGCGGTCGGGCTACAGCCCCGAGTTTTCGGGCGCAGTCGAGGCCTCGGCGTCGTCGGGCGGCCAGATTCTCCCGCCGGTGATGGGTGCGGCCGCGTTCCTCATCGTGGAGTACACGTTGACGCCGTTCCGCGACGTTATCATGGCGGCCGCGATTCCCGCCATCGTGTTCTTCTTCGGCGTCTGGGTGATGGTCCACCTCGAAGCGTCGAAGCGAAACATCGGCGGTCTCGCCATTGAGGACATCGTGTCGTGGCGGCCCCACCTCGCACGCGGGTGGTTCTACCTCGTCCCGCTTGTCCTCCTGCTCTACTACCTCATCATCGAGCGCCTGTCGGTGGCCCGGTCGGCGTGGTTCACGCTGGTCGCCATCGCGGCGCTCATCGCGCTCGTCGCGGCCTACAGCGAGAAGACCCGCGTGCCACTCCTCGGTACCATCGCGGGCCTCTTCGTGCTGGAGACGGCGGCGTTCGCTGTGACCGGCGCAGGCATCGCGGACGCGCTCGCGGGTTCAGCACCCGGTACGGGGATGGCTCCCGTCGCGGCGCTGTTGGCCGCGGCCGGAAAACTCGGTTGGCTCACGCTGGTGATCAGTCTCGTCACGATGCTCGCCCGGCCGCGAGGCGGCGCGCCGCTGTTGGACTTCGACCCGCAGGTAGACGGCGCGGTGTCGGCGGCCGCGAGCGCGCTTCGACGGCCGCAACTGGCCGATAACCGTCCGTTCCAATACGGCGGGTTCGTCTTGAAGTCGATGGACGCGGGCGCGCGGACCGCGACAGCGGTCGTCATCGCGGTTGCCGCCGCGGGGGTGATTCCGGGTGTCATCAGCGTGAGCGGTCTCGGACCGAACCTGACCTCGCTTATCCGCACCGTCGCGGGCGGTTCAATCGTCGCGCTACTCGTGCTGACCGCCATCTCCTCCATCATCCTCGGGATGGGGATGCCGACCACCGTGACCTACATCATCCTCGTCTCGATGCTCGGCCCGGCCATCAGCGAGTTGGGGATTCCGATTCTCGCGGCGCACCTGTTCATCCTCTACTTCGGCGTCATCGCCGACATCACGCCGCCGGTCGCGGTCGCGGCCTACGCCGCCTCGGGCATCGCCCAATCCGACCAGTTCGAGACGGGGGTCAAAGCGTTCTCGCTGTCGCTCAACAAGGCCATCGTCCCGTTCGCGTTCGTGCTGACGCCGGGCATCCTTCTGCTCCGCGGGACGGGCACCGGCCAAGAGGTCCGCGTCATCGGATTCTCGGACGTGGCCGACCTCGGTTACTTCCTCCCGGAGGTGGTGATTCCGGTCGTCGGCGTGTTCGTCGGCGTCGTGGCGCTCGGCGCGACCATCATCGCGTACCTCTACACGGACGTGAGCGACCTCGCTCGTACGGGGTTCGCGCTCGCGGCGCTCCTGTTGATGGCTCCGTTGTTACTGTTTAACACGGTAACTGCCCTGCTCTCGCTGTTGGGTCTCCCGTCGGGCTTCGAAGCCGGACTGTTCGACCTCGGACTCCGAGCCGTCGGCGGCGTGCTATTCGGCGCGCTCGCGCTCCGGAATCGACGCCGGGCCGACACAGAGCGAGCGACCGAAACCGGCGCGACCGAAGCCGCCGATTAG
- a CDS encoding DUF1850 domain-containing protein, giving the protein MLVAAVAGVGAVGDASPQTEADRALVVADAETGERLLTVPVAEGDTVALNYTHSVEKTPVLDVYAVNGTSLEMVRMEFQSYGAGLPARADVNVTEDGTFVFDPEGRYDRIYVKPGEIAGHRLLVKDRTYDLVALSDARSVELFVTNDSRSTTESHL; this is encoded by the coding sequence CTGCTAGTCGCAGCGGTCGCTGGCGTCGGCGCGGTCGGCGACGCGAGTCCGCAAACTGAGGCGGACCGCGCGCTGGTCGTCGCGGACGCCGAGACGGGCGAGCGACTGCTGACGGTTCCGGTCGCCGAGGGGGACACGGTGGCGCTGAACTACACTCATAGCGTCGAGAAGACGCCCGTACTGGACGTGTACGCGGTCAACGGGACCTCGCTGGAGATGGTCCGGATGGAGTTTCAGTCCTACGGCGCGGGTCTCCCGGCCCGCGCGGATGTGAACGTCACGGAGGACGGAACCTTCGTCTTCGACCCGGAGGGGCGCTACGACCGAATCTACGTCAAACCGGGTGAGATTGCGGGCCACCGACTGCTCGTGAAGGACCGAACGTACGACCTCGTCGCGCTCTCGGACGCGCGCTCGGTGGAACTGTTCGTGACGAACGACTCTCGCTCGACGACCGAATCGCACCTATGA
- a CDS encoding TAXI family TRAP transporter solute-binding subunit produces the protein MVGEINRRDVLKTGGAAGLAGLIGFTGTTLGQGQRLSWHAGGTGGTYFPLSNEFKTVIEEDTDFTIQVQSTGASVENVGSLASGDADFALIQNDVAYFAYNGTGIDAFDGNAVESLRGVATLYPETIHVVTRPGTGIETLQDLEGATINTGDLGSGTQVNALQILEAVGITTDDFNEQNASFSQAADQLRDGDIDAAFVVGGWPLGAIEELATTSDISIVEISGDARQQILDASSWFAEDMIPGGTYNGVGEDVPTVSVQAMIATREDLEAATVETVTRAIFENTGGLTIKADFISEDTALDGMSIPLHEGARAVFGPATTAAGGGTETETTETGMGTTTQS, from the coding sequence ATGGTGGGGGAAATCAACAGACGCGACGTACTGAAGACGGGCGGAGCCGCTGGCCTTGCAGGGCTGATAGGTTTCACCGGAACGACTCTTGGACAGGGCCAGCGCCTCTCGTGGCATGCGGGCGGGACCGGCGGCACGTACTTCCCGCTCTCGAACGAGTTCAAGACGGTCATCGAGGAGGACACGGACTTCACGATACAGGTCCAATCGACGGGCGCGAGCGTCGAGAACGTCGGGAGTCTCGCAAGCGGGGACGCCGACTTCGCGCTCATCCAGAACGACGTGGCGTATTTCGCGTACAACGGGACAGGTATCGACGCCTTCGACGGCAACGCGGTCGAGAGTCTTCGGGGCGTCGCCACGCTCTACCCGGAGACGATTCACGTCGTGACGCGACCGGGGACCGGCATCGAGACGCTTCAGGACTTAGAGGGCGCGACCATCAACACCGGGGACCTCGGGAGCGGGACGCAGGTCAACGCGCTCCAAATTCTCGAAGCCGTCGGCATCACTACCGACGACTTCAACGAGCAGAACGCGAGTTTCTCGCAGGCCGCCGACCAGCTTCGGGACGGCGACATCGACGCCGCGTTCGTCGTCGGCGGGTGGCCGCTCGGTGCCATCGAGGAACTGGCGACGACCTCCGACATCTCCATCGTGGAGATTTCGGGCGACGCCCGCCAGCAGATTCTCGACGCCTCCTCGTGGTTCGCCGAGGACATGATTCCGGGCGGGACGTACAACGGCGTCGGCGAGGACGTGCCCACCGTCTCGGTGCAGGCGATGATAGCGACCCGCGAAGACCTTGAGGCCGCAACGGTCGAGACCGTCACGCGGGCCATCTTCGAGAACACCGGCGGGCTAACGATAAAGGCCGACTTCATCAGCGAGGACACCGCGCTCGACGGGATGTCCATCCCGCTTCACGAGGGCGCACGCGCCGTCTTCGGTCCCGCGACCACGGCGGCGGGCGGTGGAACCGAAACCGAAACAACCGAGACCGGGATGGGAACCACAACTCAAAGCTAA